A stretch of the Narcine bancroftii isolate sNarBan1 chromosome 14, sNarBan1.hap1, whole genome shotgun sequence genome encodes the following:
- the LOC138749338 gene encoding zinc finger protein 585A-like produces MNLFQCSAERTLKGQGFALSSNLLTHQRLHTGERPFTCQECSKGFTQTSNLMTYQQFHTTERAFICPECCKGFARSSHLLRHQQVHTKEKPLTCSKCRKRFTQVTHLLTDQWVHTGERPFTCQECSKGFTQTSNLMTYQQFHTTERAFICPECCKGFARSSHLLRHQQVHTKEKPLTCSKCRKRFTQVTHLLTDQWVHTGERPFTCPKCSKGFTQTSNLMTYQQFHTTERAFICPECCKGFARSSHLLRHQQVHTKEKPLTCSKCRKRFTQVTHLLTDQWVHTGERPFTCPKCSKGFTQTSNLMTYQQFHTTERAFICPECCKGFARSSHLLRHQQVHTKEKPLTCSKCRKRFTQVTHLLTDQWVHTGERPFTCPKCSKGFTQTSNLMTYQQFHTTERAFICPECCKGFARSSHLLRHQQVHTKEKPLTCSKCRKRFTQVTHLLTDQWVHTGERPFTCPKCSKGFTQTSNLMTYQQFHTTERAFICPECCKGFARSSHLLRHQQVHTKEKPLTCSKCRKRFTQVTHLLTDQWVHTGERPYSCHECGKGFTQTSNLQRHQQVHTSKRCLPALSARRASPGHPALRYTGRSTPERGPSFAPNAAKGFN; encoded by the exons ATGAACCTGTTTCAGTGCTCTGCGGAAAGAACTTTAAAAGGTCAA GGGTTTGCCTTgtcctccaacctgctgacccaccagcggctccacaccggggagaggccattcacctgccaagagtgcagcaagggcttcacccaaaCCTCCAACCTGATGACCTACCAGCAGTTCCACACCACGGAGAGGGCATTCATCTGCCCTGAGTGTTGCAAGGGTTTCGCCCGGTCATCTCACTTGCTGAGGCACCAGCAGGTCCACACCAAGGAGAAGCCGCTCACCTGCTCCAAGTGCAGGAAAAGGTTCACGCAGGTCACCCACCTGCTGACCGACCagtgggtccacactggggagaggccattcacctgccaagagtgcagcaagggcttcacccaaaCCTCCAACCTGATGACCTACCAGCAGTTCCACACCACGGAGAGGGCATTCATCTGCCCTGAGTGTTGCAAGGGTTTCGCCCGGTCATCTCACTTGCTGAGGCACCAGCAGGTCCACACCAAGGAGAAGCCGCTCACCTGCTCCAAGTGCAGGAAAAGGTTCACGCAGGTCACCCACCTGCTGACCGACCagtgggtccacactggggagaggccattcacctgccccaagtgcagcaagggcttcacccaaaCCTCCAACCTGATGACCTACCAGCAGTTCCACACCACGGAGAGGGCATTCATCTGCCCTGAGTGTTGCAAGGGTTTCGCCCGGTCATCTCACTTGCTGAGGCACCAGCAGGTCCACACCAAGGAGAAGCCGCTCACCTGCTCCAAGTGCAGGAAAAGGTTCACGCAGGTCACCCACCTGCTGACCGACCagtgggtccacactggggagaggccattcacctgccccaagtgcagcaagggcttcacccaaaCCTCCAACCTGATGACCTACCAGCAGTTCCACACCACGGAGAGGGCATTCATCTGCCCTGAGTGTTGCAAGGGTTTCGCCCGGTCATCTCACTTGCTGAGGCACCAGCAGGTCCACACCAAGGAGAAGCCGCTCACCTGCTCCAAGTGCAGGAAAAGGTTCACGCAGGTCACCCACCTGCTGACCGACCagtgggtccacactggggagaggccattcacctgccccaagtgcagcaagggcttcacccaaaCCTCCAACCTGATGACCTACCAGCAGTTCCACACCACGGAGAGGGCATTCATCTGCCCTGAGTGTTGCAAGGGTTTCGCCCGGTCATCTCACTTGCTGAGGCACCAGCAGGTCCACACCAAGGAGAAGCCGCTCACCTGCTCCAAGTGCAGGAAAAGGTTCACGCAGGTCACCCACCTGCTGACCGACCagtgggtccacactggggagaggccattcacctgccccaagtgcagcaagggcttcacccaaaCCTCCAACCTGATGACCTACCAGCAGTTCCACACCACGGAGAGGGCATTCATCTGCCCTGAGTGTTGCAAGGGTTTCGCCCGGTCATCTCACTTGCTGAGGCACCAGCAGGTCCACACCAAGGAGAAGCCGCTCACCTGCTCCAAGTGCAGGAAAAGGTTCACGCAGGTCACCCACCTGCTGACCGACCagtgggtccacactggggagaggccataCAGCTGCCATGaatgtggcaagggcttcactcAGACCTCCAACCTGCAGAGGCAccagcaggtccacaccagtAAAAGATGTTTGCCTGCCCTGAGTGCAAGAAGGGCTTCACCAGGTCATCCAGCCTTGAGATACACCGGCAGATCCACACCAGAGAGAGGCCCTTCATTTGCCCCGAATGCAGCCAAGGGCTTCAACTGA